AAGAATTTCatcttcttcctttgttttacACAGTGTGCTGTTGCAGTGAGAATTGTACTGGAAAACGTCTTGGAATATCCCaaaaatgagatttttgttactttttatCCCTCTTCTGCACTCACCTTTGTGAAAAAGGTGTAGGAGCTTCTGGTAAAAAGGTCTTCCTCTATTTTTCCATTTCACTTGTGctgaaaaaatcaaaagatcgACTTTTGTCCCTTTtcccttaacaaattcagatgtccttttttcccctttttttttcatgttttgacaTTTTCCATGTACAATGTGGAGCAGTAAATGCAATGAATTCATATAGATGAATCTTCAAGTTATCACGTTGTTAACAGATGCAGTGATGGCATTTTTGTCTCACTCTTACACAAAATTTTCTGTTCAGGCATTCTTATTTGGCTGCTTTTTAGGACTATATATTATAACTCGTAAATTCAATAAATAGTGGCTTGTGGTTTGTTACGAACTTCAACTTTAGTCCTGAAAACTTCAACTGCTGTAAAAGGTAATATATAAATTAATCAGCAAGCTTAATGCTGTAATGGTGGATTCTTGTGCCAGATGATAAAATATTCTTCGTATACCACCCAAACCATATGCTATTCAATTGTCTTGTCATTTTTGACGTCTAATGGAATTTGTTGGATGGCTAGAGGAGGATGGAGATGCAACTTGAAATAAACAAGTTTCAAAgattttgtgatatttttgtccaaagcaAATACTGTTCACTAATAGTGAATCTTCTATTTGTACATGTAACTCCACTTGTGTATGCAAAGTGCTGTGATGGAAATTCGTGGCTTATCTGAATAGTGCTGTTTCCTTCCATACTATTTTGTAGATACCATAGGTTAACTTGAGTGCATTATTGCAACTAAGCAATAAGTTATAGACAATAACTAAACTCTGACTTACCAGTGCTTCTCTGCAGCTGATTCTGGTTATTGACTTTTGAAGTCATCAATTTTGTCCCTCTATTTCATCAATTACCTTAGAATATCTAAGACTATGATGTAGCTCATTTGACACATACCTCTTTATCCTTTGCTTTAGTCGGTTCTTGCAATTCAGAGACCCTCGTGCTCAAAGAAGGCATCCTTCTGTTGATCCTGTTGTAGTTTCTGAGATCAGAAGATGTCTCCAGGAAGGCATTGAGTTCCAAGGTGAGCTTCTCAACTTCAGGAAGGATGGAACTCCTCTGGTGAATATGTTAAGACTCGCACCAATACACAGCGATGATGGCATAGTTACGCATGTAATTGGGATTCAAATGTTTTCTGAAGCAAAAATAGATCTAAATACTGTATCATATcctgttttcaagaaaacttgCCAGCATGAATTTGATGAGTCAGCAGACACTGCTCCAATGAGTGAGCAGTTTCAGTACACTCAGCATCTGGAAATATGTAGGATTCTTCAGCTCACTGATGAAGTACTGGCTCAGAACATATTATCACGGTTGACACCAAGGGATGTAGCATCTATTGGCTCTGTTTGTAGAAGGATTCGCCTATTAACAAAAAATGAGcatgtaagaaaaatggtttgTCAAAATGCTTGGGGAAGGGATGTCACTGGTGCATTGGAACTGATGACAAAAAAATTAGGTTGGGGGCGTCTTGCTAGGGAATTGACAACTCTTGAAGCCGTTTGCTGGAGAAAGGTGACAGTTGGAGGTGCAGTTGAGCCTTCACGTTGCAATTTCAGTGCTTGTGCTGCTGGCAATCGTCTAGTCCTGTTTGGTGGAGAAGGAGTCAACATGCAGCCAATGGATGACACCTTTGTCCTAAATCTTGATGCTGCAAATCCAGAATGGCGTCGAGTGAGTGTAAAATCTTCCCCACCAGGACGTTGGGGCCATACACTTTCATGCCTGAACGGTTCCTGGTTGGTGGTATTTGGAGGCTGTGGGAGGCAAGGGTTGCTGAATGATGTGTTTGTTCTCGACTTGGATGCCAAACACCCCACGTGGAAAGAAGTCTTTGGTGGAACTCCTCCACTTCCTAGATCTTGGCATAGCTCTTGCACgttagaagggtcaaagttagTCGTCTCAGGTGGATGCACTGATGCAGGGGTACTGCTCAGTGACACATATTTGTTGGATCTTACTACAGAAAACCCCAAGTGGAGAGAGATCCCAACTTCATGGGCACCTCCATCCAGACTGGGGCACTCACTCTCAGTATATGGAAAGACGAAAATTCTTATGTTTGGGGGGCTTGCCAAGAGTGGGCACTTGCGCTTAAGGTCAGGTGAGGCATATACTATTGACTTGGATGATGAGAAGCCACAGTGGAGGCAACTTGAATGCGGTGCATTCACTGGCCTAGGAAGCCAGAATGCTGTAATTCCTCCTCCTAGACTTGATCATATGGCAGTAAGCATGCCTTGTGGTAGGATTATCATCTTTGGTGGTTCAATTGCTGGGTTGCATTCTCCTTCACAGCTGTTCTTGTTAGATCCTGCAGAAGAAAAGCCATCCTGGAGAATTCTCAATGTTCCTGGAGAGCCACCAAAATTTGCTTGGGGCCATAGTACATGTGTGGTTGGTGGAACCAGAGTCTTGGTCCTTGGCGGGCACACTGGTGAAGAATGGATTCTTAATGAATTACACGAGCTATGCTTAGCCAGCAGACAGGACTCTGATCATTAACTCAGGAACAAAGCATGCTATTTAACTTCAAGAAGATGTTTTCTTCTGGTTTTCTGCTAGGCTGCTAGCGTCGTgatactctctctctctggaTAGATGAGGGAGTTGATTGTATGCAAGGGTGATTCTTGGTATTGCGTATTTGTTTTGATGCCAACTGATATTGTAGATATGCTCTTTATGATCTACTACTTGTAGTCACCAGTTTGTCTTTGAAATAAATGTGTTTGTTTAGTACCATATCTCGAAAATATTGTGCCTGTGTCTGTTGTTAAGAGTTTTTTATATGTTGGCCGCGGAACAACTTCATTATTTTGTAGGCTCATACTACTGCTTTCAAAGTCTTCTTCTGAGCTTGCTTCAGTTTCATATGTTAACGAGGGAACTTTAGGTGATTGTGTTGTTTAGTGTAAAGGGTTCCCTTCTAGTTGCCGGTGAGCATTTTTTGAGATTCAGATTGACCTCTAATTACTCTTAATTGTTTGGAATAATGGTTAGCTGGTCATCTATCAATAACTACTTTCGACATTCATCTCCTGACAATTTAGACCTTCTAGCGTGGCATGTAATTTAGGAAGTTGCAATATGCGAGTCTGAAGTACTATATAGTAGTATCATTATAGGCTACACGTAATTTAGGTTCGATTGAAGTTGCAATATACGAGTCTGAATCTTGTCTTGTAAATGTTAGTTTTACAAGTTGAAAACATAGAGATTGTATGAAAGGGAAATCTAAAAAGTGTCATCTAACCATGAAGAATTGTCAGAGAAAATGTCGTTTCGCGTTGAACTTTTATCAACAAATGATGTTTCAGCATAAGCAAAAGGCCGAGTGatatgtttttatttttctgaaaGATTTCAATGTAATCTAGGTACTTCTTGACTCATTCAGTGGTAGataattttttcaataatgtTATCAAGCAGCCTGGCTGATGAAACGTACCAGTTTTACTGTTTGAGTTGATGAACATTCATACAAATTGCTCCCTGATCAGTTTGATTAAGTTTAATCAAGTGAATACTGGTCAGTATAATGAGTgagtgaagaagaaaataaaCCACAAAGGAAAGAAGCAAAACTATAGAATGAGAGCTTATATGGAAACAGGTTGCTGGGTTGACAGGAAAAGAAGATAGAATTCACAACACAAGCAATATGAAACATACACAAGTACTTAAATCATTTAAGGGTGATAACAAACTGCTCATTTCCCAtttcctcttgtttttccttaattGTCCTGGCGGATATCTCAACAGAGCGTCTGCAATGTTGCAACTCAATCTTCTCTAGCGTTAGCACATCACCTAAACAAGAAGGGATCTCCTCAAGTTGATTGCAATTAGCCAATACTAGTGTTTCAAGGCAAGGAAGGTGATCCCCTTCTGAGGCATTCCATTGAGCAATGTTCAAATTCTGCAACATCAAGAACTTGAGTTCAAGAAACTCACCTTCTGTCATGTCCCATAATTTCCCTTCAAATGCACCGCATAGTAATTTGAGAACCTCAAGATTAGGTAGCCTTCCAATGGTCGAAATTTCACTCCACGGTAAGAAGAACCTTGAGAGAGTCAACTTTTTGAGATTCGAGGGGAAGTTGAACTCACAACGTTGTTGCACCTCACCACTGTATTCCaccttgagtgattcaagtcgCGTGAGGAAGTCCAAATTTGGAAAGCGGTTGCATTTCAAAGAATTATCCCATGAATCCAGAAGTATGCAACTTAACTTTCGAAGACTAGGTAAGCCTCTCAAGATCTTCTCAGTATCTTCTCCACAACAAAAGGCTGGAGTCGCAAGTGTTTGCAAATTATCAAACTTGAAGAATTTCTCCAGATTGTATTTTGGCAAAGTGGATGACCCCCATATCTTGAAATGTCTCAGTTTCACCAAGTCCCAAATAGTCTCTGGTAATTCAATTTCTCCGTATCTTTTCAGcctcaaaagaaaagtttcCAGGCTCTGGAGATTGCTTATTTCTGGTGGGATCATATATGAGTAAGTTTCGAGTGATAAGAACCTCAGATGAAACAGGCAGAATACGCTAGTCCAGCAGTCAGTTTTGATGTCTGAAAGTTGTAACACCCTCAGAAGTTTGAAATTTTGCAAAGCAAATGAATTGGATTTTAGACATGAAGCTGCAAATCGAGAGACTACCAGAGAGCGGACGCGAACAGCAGAAGGCTTTGTTATTGCAGCACCATCCATCCACCTGGAATGGACAAACAAACGGTATGGCTTGGACATTGTGTGGACACAAGAAGGTGAAATCAAATGCTCATAACCATTTATTTCCTTCATGAAGCACTCTTCTTTAGCTTTTGCCAAGACAAAATCATGCAGTAGATCATGAATGCGGCTTGCTTTGACTCCACCAAGAGATCCTCTTTTGGTTTTCATTACGAGGCTTCTAGCAATTAGATCGCTCAAGTACTTCTTAGCTACATCCTCTAAGCTTCCTTTCTCGTCTTTTTGTGGTTGAACAAATCCTTCTGCAATCCATAACCACATCAACTCAGATACCGGAACTTCTTCATCCTCAGAAAATGCTCTGAAATAGAGAAAGCATGGCTTCAAATGATTTGGCAAATGGTTGTAACTGAGTTCTAGTATACCCCAGCATCGACCCTGTTGATCTGCAAGAAGGTGTGTATTTAAACTATTTGCAATTTGTTCCCAACAATCTTGTCTTCTCTCCTTGTTTCTGAGCAGACCAACTACCAAATCCACAGCAAGTGGTAGGCCTTTGCAATTGATAGCCATTTGCATTCCAACTCCCAAAAGTTCTTGAGGGCAGCATTCTTTTTGAAAAAGCTTCACTTCCAGCAATTTCCAACAAGTAACCTCTGATAAGGGATTGAGAGGATAAGTAATACTCTTACGTTCAATTTGTGACACAATGTTATGAAATCGGCTTGTGAACATAATTCTGCTTCCCATATTATCATCTGGGAAAGAGGTACTCATATCATTCCACAGCCTGGTATCCCACAAATCATCAAAGAAGATGACATACTTTTTCCCCTTCAGACTTCTATACAACTCTTCTGCTAATTCATCATCAGTCAATCCATGTCTTGGCTCGGTTCTTGCATTAACTTGTTGCAGAATTTCCAGCAACAATCTTCTTTTTTGATACAACTGAGTGACACAACACCTTGCATGAACATGGAAGTGCAGAGGAACTAAAGGACTCTGGTATATGGAATTGGCTAATGTTGTCTTACCAATTCCTGGCATTCCAACAATAGAGAGCATTCTCAACTGTGTCAAACCATTTGTTAGTTCCTCTGTTATCTGTTTAGCTTCATCCTCAAACAGCTCCACATAGTCAATGGGGTTCATAACTTCACCTGCAGCCTCATAGTTGCGAGCTGTCAGTGCCTCAAAATTTTCAGAATTAGCTTCTGAAGATGATGCACCGCCTACATTCAGGGAAAACTTGGGGGCTGCCAGGTTAGCCATAGTATTTTCTTTGATCCAATTGACCTCTACTTTGATAATGCTAATCTCTTCAATGATATCGAATAACCCCAACTTGTGATACCATAGAGGCTCATCTCTGAGGATGAATGAGTCGATGACATAATCAGTGTGGTACACTATCTTTGAAGCGTTTCCAAGGATCTTCCAATCCTTGTTCTATAAACTGCTCTCTAGCTTCAGTGATGTCTCCTCTAAAGGACAAAATGTTTTGGTAAACTGTCTCTATATGATGCCGTAATTGATCAATTGAATCATCCTTAGAACTTAGAAGCTCCTTCAGTTTCTGGCTGACAAAATCAATGAAGCCCAGCTCATTAGTTTTGGGGAAGTTGGATCTCAAGGATTTTGGAATTAATTCATCATAGGTATCTCTGGCCTCTAGCTTGATTAACTTGAACTGTTGAAGCAAATCAGTAATTGCAAGATTCTGTTTCCTGGTAATGTCTTCAGTAATATTATGATCATAAGAGGAGTAGATAACACATGCTGCCTCACACACAACACGTTTCATTTGCAAAAATATGCTACTCACTTTCGGATGATTCTCAATGTACTTCTCAGCTGATGGATCCATGAGAAAATATCTCAGGATTTTCAGCTCCTCGTGCAGATATTCTAATTGATCAATTGCAAGTAGGGAACTTGCCTTAAAGTCTGATAGCTCCACCGTGTTGGCAAGGAGAGAGTCAAGAAATCCAAGAACATGCTCATCCACCAAGAAAACACTTTGTCCTGCTGATTTCAAAGCTTTTAGGGCTTTGATATGTTTCTCTCTAACATCAAGATGAAAAGGATTTAGCTTCTGTAGTTGATAAGAAAGTTCAATATTCATCTCATTCACAATATTTTCTTCCATCTTGCAATCTTCGGAACACAAGTACAAGAGACACGCCATGTTGTCAGCCACAGCTTCAGTCTGAGTCAAGAAATCCTTCAATTCCTCATGGTCATCGCACCACCTCTTCGTAATCCCAAGGAAATTTCTCCGATGCCTTAGCTTATCTTCAAGGGcttcaatttccttcttcacTGGAACAACAGAATGAGACTTGCATCTCATTAGATCCTTCAGATACTCTAGAAGAACATCAAAAGATTCTATTACAGCATCCATTGTTGAACAAGTCAATCTTGTCGAGTTGGAAAGTGCACCATAGACATCTTGTATGTCCGGATTAATCATCTCAAGTTTTAGTAGTGAGCTTGAGACCAAAACATACAAATCAGCTGGAATTCTCTGACATTCTTTTGATGGTATCTGATTCAATTCTGACCAAAGAACCTGAAGATCTTTATCTACCTTCAGGATCACAGTCTGTATATGCGCAAGGAGGACTTTCAAATTAATATCATCAATCTGCCATTTTCCAGTGCAGCTGAAAAGGGCTTTGAGAAAACCTGCTTTCAGTCTGAGAGTTTGGATTTGAGCCTTCTGTCTAACTTCCAAATCCCAATCTGTTTCAAGCTGCTTCAGAAAGCTCAAGGTAATGGCAAAGCAACTGGTAGTCATAGACATCTATGCCACTCTAATTAGTTGTAATAATTTCTGTGCAAAAGTTCAGCTAATACAGCAAGCTCAAGGTAATGGCAAAGCAATGGTGAAGTTCAGCTATTCAGGTTTGTTAATTTGGGAGACCCAATAATTGAAGTTTTCTTGTGATAACAACACGGCACAACCCTACTGCATCAAGTAgttgaacaaataaaaaattgattatAAAAGTTTAAGTAATCAGAGATGTGGTCTTCTCCTGACTTTGCACTAATTAAATGTGTTAAGGAGTCAATGACTGGTTAACTGTCCCTAAAATAACAGTCAGTCTGCTTTTGATTCTCATAATGTGTTCTATATAAAATGACTCTGTGAGTCCTCCTTAAAACATTTTGAGCACTTAAGCTTTGTTATATGGATTTATTTGGTCGCTTGAGTACAATTTCAATGTTgacatttactttatttttttttaatcttaaatgattgtttttttttttttatttgcatgATAAGCTTGAAAACTTCCTAATGAGCTTGTAAATTTGAGATATCACTTAATATGGAAGTTCCAAGTTCCAAGTTCcaaccatccattcttcttttatAAAATGATATAGATTCAGACTTGGTAGACAGCATTTCCGTGATTGAAGGAACCAGATTATTAATCCATGGTTTGGCACTGTTTCCAACTTTGAAGTACCTATAGAATTGTATCAAACAATTCCTGTGGAAGATTAATTGTGTCTATACCACAAAATTAAGGAATGAATATTTTACAGAACTAATTTAAAAAGGaaatcatttgaaattgcaaACTACTTCAAGCAGTTGGAACATAGAAAAATACATCATCAATTAGGGCTGCCTATGACAACAAACAGCTCGTTTACCATTTCTCCTTGTTTTTGCCTAATAATCCTAGCAAGATAGCTAGCACAGTACCAGCAACCTAGCTATTCAAGATAGCTATTCAAACACAACAGATATTTTTTACACTTTTGGTGGGAATAGAATAAAAGTACAAAAGTTTATTCACCACAAAAGATAGCAGAAGAAGAAAGATGCAAGTAAAACTTGATCCATACTAGTACAAATTCAGAGGAAGACTAATAAAGCCTAACCTCCCATTACAAGGAAATCACAAACCAAAGTTAAAAATCTCAAGCTGCAGCTGGAAGTTATCAAAGCAGAAAAACGTTGAGAAAAGACCTCTTCTTCTTGCTCCTCAGTTTTCCTCCTTCAGCCAAAAAGTGAATTGTCTTATCTCTTCACGATAAACTtcctgaaagataagaaaacgTAGTAACACTTAAAGATGATCAAGCaaacaagaaaggtgatgaAAAGGAATGGAAAGAACTTTACTAACCAGTCAAAGAAGCAAGGGCAAATTTGGTTTATGTGGTAATCATCAACTAAACTGGGGGATATACAAAGAGCTTAAACCTGTTGCTCTTAGTGGCTTTTTGTTGTGCTTGCTCCAGTTTCAACACATAGATCTTCATGGCTGAGGAGGCCACCGAATGATTGGTGCAATGAAGGTCAATTATCTGGAGGGTGGAAATATCTGCAAAGCTATGTGGAACTCCTTGAAGCGCAGTGCAGTGCTTAAGGACAAGACACTTAAGTTTGGGCAAGTGATTTGCTGCAGCATCCCAGATCACCAAATCTGTGCTTCCAATGTGCAGAAATTGGAGACTTTGAAATCCCCCGCTTTCTGTCCTCCACCTGTTTCCCTTGAATGCATTGTCTTTTAACTTCAGAACCTCAAGATTCTCAAGCTTTCCTAGTACAGACATCTGATTCCAAGGCAAGAAAGTCTTTGACAAAGTCAACTTTGTCAACTTCCTGGGAAAATTGTTTTCTTGAGGAAGTCTATTCAATGGGGAGGATACATCTTCATTCAAcaacttcaagttttcaaggAACTGCAATGTGCAGAGACTTTCAAATAATCTGGATTGACCATTGGCCTCAATAAGTATGGCCAATCTCCCACAAATAGCCAATTTCTTGAGTTTGGGAGCCCTTTCAAACAATTCCTTTGTACAACTTTTTGGTGAGATGGAAGACAAGGTTTGTAAATTTGCATTTACCGAGGCTTCTTCCTTACCTTTAGTTGTTGTGGGACATGGCAAAGAAGTGGATGCATTAGTATGCAAATGCCTCAATTGTGGCATCTTCCATATGTCTGATTTGACTTGAAGGGTACGAGCAGTTGTGTCTACTATAAGAGTTTGCAAGCTCCACAGTGTAGACATTGCAGGAGGAAGGATGTCAAGTTTGCAAGATATGGAAATGTACTTCAAGAGAACTAGTTGGCACAGATCAGGGGGAAACAGAGTAAATCTTAGTGATTTTGCGTCCAACACTCTAAGCAATTTGAATGCTCTTGGGATAAGGGGGACATGTTTAGCATCCAAGGTAGTTTCTTCCTTGGCAGAAGTCAAGAAAGAGCGAACACGAGCACCAGAAGGTTTTTTAGAAATATAAGCCATGACATTAGCATTAATGCACAAACGACGATAATCATCCAAGGTTGGGTTCTTGGAAAAAAAGATTTCCAGGTTATCCTGCTTAATTTCTTGGAAAATGTTTTCCTCCTTACCTTCCTCCTTGCAAAAGTCACGCAAAGTGTCGTGGACATGACAAGTTTTGATTTGGCCATTTGACCTCCTCTGTCCCACCATAACTAGATTCCTGTCAACAAGTTCCTCCAAATATTCCTCTGCAATATCCTCCAAGTTTAAATCTCTTTGCTGAGGCACAAACCCTTCAGCGATCCACAATCGCAACAACTTCCACACAGGGATCTCAAAATCCTCCCTGAAGACACCAAGATAGAGAAAACAAGGTTTCAAATGGTAAGGCAAATGGTTGTAGCTCAGTATTATAACATCCTTAATATGCTTTTCATCCCTGGAAATGTAGTCATTGACACTGTCAGCAACTCGACTCCACCAACGAACAATCTGCCGGTGTTTAATGAGAATACCTGCAATCACCACTATTGACAGGGGCAGTCCATCACATTTCTTTACTATATGCAGTTCATATTGTTCCACTTCTTCGGGGCACTTGTTCTCACCAAAAACCTTCCTCCGTAGCAACTCTCGACTGGCATCAAAAGTTAGAAAGTCCAAATGATATGGCTCAACTGCTGGATTTGCATAAATAGCCACGGAGGTGTTTCTAGTAGTAATCAAGACTCTGCTGCGCTTCTTATTGTTCGGAAAAGCTACTTTGAGTTTATCCCAGTCCTCTATCTTCCACACATCATCCATAACTATCAAGTACATTCTGGTCTTCAATTGTTCGCGAACGTGTTCTGCTAATTTTTCTTCTGGCATATTTTTCGCTTCCTCAGTGAGCTGCCCAATAGACCCCAGAATATTGAGGAACACCTCAGTTCTCTCAAATTGCTGAGAAACGTAGATAAATGCCCGAGCGAAGAAATCATACTCAATTTTTGGGTCGTGTAAGACCTTTTTGGCTAGTGT
This portion of the Coffea eugenioides isolate CCC68of chromosome 11, Ceug_1.0, whole genome shotgun sequence genome encodes:
- the LOC113754339 gene encoding adagio protein 3 — encoded protein: MGMEKGEEEEEEFRRRGGAKRLKCTAGDPKKRGYQREEFQDEEEEEEEESGSEDGEIYVPAGEKFFYPITTPSAIVVSDALEPDFPIIYVNTVFELSTGFRADEVLGRNCRFLQFRDPRAQRRHPSVDPVVVSEIRRCLQEGIEFQGELLNFRKDGTPLVNMLRLAPIHSDDGIVTHVIGIQMFSEAKIDLNTVSYPVFKKTCQHEFDESADTAPMSEQFQYTQHLEICRILQLTDEVLAQNILSRLTPRDVASIGSVCRRIRLLTKNEHVRKMVCQNAWGRDVTGALELMTKKLGWGRLARELTTLEAVCWRKVTVGGAVEPSRCNFSACAAGNRLVLFGGEGVNMQPMDDTFVLNLDAANPEWRRVSVKSSPPGRWGHTLSCLNGSWLVVFGGCGRQGLLNDVFVLDLDAKHPTWKEVFGGTPPLPRSWHSSCTLEGSKLVVSGGCTDAGVLLSDTYLLDLTTENPKWREIPTSWAPPSRLGHSLSVYGKTKILMFGGLAKSGHLRLRSGEAYTIDLDDEKPQWRQLECGAFTGLGSQNAVIPPPRLDHMAVSMPCGRIIIFGGSIAGLHSPSQLFLLDPAEEKPSWRILNVPGEPPKFAWGHSTCVVGGTRVLVLGGHTGEEWILNELHELCLASRQDSDH
- the LOC113752430 gene encoding putative late blight resistance protein homolog R1B-16 translates to MANLAAPKFSLNVGGASSSEANSENFEALTARNYEAAGEVMNPIDYVELFEDEAKQITEELTNGLTQLRMLSIVGMPGIGKTTLANSIYQSPLVPLHFHVHARCCVTQLYQKRRLLLEILQQVNARTEPRHGLTDDELAEELYRSLKGKKYVIFFDDLWDTRLWNDMSTSFPDDNMGSRIMFTSRFHNIVSQIERKSITYPLNPLSEVTCWKLLEVKLFQKECCPQELLGVGMQMAINCKGLPLAVDLVVGLLRNKERRQDCWEQIANSLNTHLLADQQGRCWGILELSYNHLPNHLKPCFLYFRAFSEDEEVPVSELMWLWIAEGFVQPQKDEKGSLEDVAKKYLSDLIARSLVMKTKRGSLGGVKASRIHDLLHDFVLAKAKEECFMKEINGYEHLISPSCVHTMSKPYRLFVHSRWMDGAAITKPSAVRVRSLVVSRFAASCLKSNSFALQNFKLLRVLQLSDIKTDCWTSVFCLFHLRFLSLETYSYMIPPEISNLQSLETFLLRLKRYGEIELPETIWDLVKLRHFKIWGSSTLPKYNLEKFFKFDNLQTLATPAFCCGEDTEKILRGLPSLRKLSCILLDSWDNSLKCNRFPNLDFLTRLESLKVEYSGEVQQRCEFNFPSNLKKLTLSRFFLPWSEISTIGRLPNLEVLKLLCGAFEGKLWDMTEGEFLELKFLMLQNLNIAQWNASEGDHLPCLETLVLANCNQLEEIPSCLGDVLTLEKIELQHCRRSVEISARTIKEKQEEMGNEQFVITLK
- the LOC113753934 gene encoding putative late blight resistance protein homolog R1A-10, producing MSEAAVSFVLENLKQILVYNSHLIADVRENVEKLCDQLKILNGFVKDYTEMNSNTEALKALRRELKSVVSEAEDVVDKYIVHASMQKARGKVEKVLKIVDYGSKLRDLGKEIEQVSGRVKVILESQIVPRLEAAQIQDIANERAKKKQAPIVEEDNVIGFDDATKAVMELLKAGSEDLEVISIVGMHGLGKTTLAKKVLHDPKIEYDFFARAFIYVSQQFERTEVFLNILGSIGQLTEEAKNMPEEKLAEHVREQLKTRMYLIVMDDVWKIEDWDKLKVAFPNNKKRSRVLITTRNTSVAIYANPAVEPYHLDFLTFDASRELLRRKVFGENKCPEEVEQYELHIVKKCDGLPLSIVVIAGILIKHRQIVRWWSRVADSVNDYISRDEKHIKDVIILSYNHLPYHLKPCFLYLGVFREDFEIPVWKLLRLWIAEGFVPQQRDLNLEDIAEEYLEELVDRNLVMVGQRRSNGQIKTCHVHDTLRDFCKEEGKEENIFQEIKQDNLEIFFSKNPTLDDYRRLCINANVMAYISKKPSGARVRSFLTSAKEETTLDAKHVPLIPRAFKLLRVLDAKSLRFTLFPPDLCQLVLLKYISISCKLDILPPAMSTLWSLQTLIVDTTARTLQVKSDIWKMPQLRHLHTNASTSLPCPTTTKGKEEASVNANLQTLSSISPKSCTKELFERAPKLKKLAICGRLAILIEANGQSRLFESLCTLQFLENLKLLNEDVSSPLNRLPQENNFPRKLTKLTLSKTFLPWNQMSVLGKLENLEVLKLKDNAFKGNRWRTESGGFQSLQFLHIGSTDLVIWDAAANHLPKLKCLVLKHCTALQGVPHSFADISTLQIIDLHCTNHSVASSAMKIYVLKLEQAQQKATKSNRFKLFVYPPV